A genome region from bacterium includes the following:
- a CDS encoding S4 domain-containing protein, whose product MRVDLWLFQARLFKSRTQATTACKEGKVYRSERKLDAADEVKAGELIELRERGLYRSYRILTLPLKNMSKELSKTTYQDETKEEVLLRYK is encoded by the coding sequence ATGAGAGTCGATTTGTGGTTATTCCAAGCACGCCTGTTCAAGTCCCGAACTCAGGCGACGACGGCTTGTAAAGAAGGTAAAGTATATCGTAGCGAGCGAAAACTGGATGCTGCTGATGAAGTGAAAGCCGGCGAACTAATCGAGTTGCGGGAGCGTGGTCTCTACCGTTCTTATCGCATCTTAACCTTACCATTAAAAAACATGTCGAAAGAACTATCGAAGACCACTTATCAGGATGAAACGAAAGAGGAAGTCTTACTTCGGTATAAGC